The Catenuloplanes niger genome includes a window with the following:
- a CDS encoding pentapeptide repeat-containing protein: protein METGVEREDQGIAPPGIDPRDLDPVTEPPLDDLTDAYVTDVDWAGLELAGIRLTRCYLTDVELSEADWRNVRLTECVLERVDLSSAYLRGLTMDRCELIGCRLTGAQLFDGVLRDVTFEACRLDFAVWESVIAKGPVSWIGSNLSKASLTRCQLTTAAFSDCRLSDLELIDCDLEGADLRGNDLAGINGVPSLYGARIGRDQLADIAALAVRDLNLDVTADPISFRAAQ from the coding sequence GTGGAGACCGGCGTCGAGCGTGAGGACCAGGGGATCGCCCCGCCCGGCATCGATCCGCGTGATCTCGATCCGGTGACCGAGCCGCCCCTCGACGACCTGACCGACGCCTACGTGACGGACGTGGACTGGGCCGGTCTGGAGCTGGCTGGCATCCGGCTGACCCGTTGCTACCTGACCGACGTGGAGCTGTCCGAGGCGGACTGGCGCAACGTCCGGCTGACCGAGTGCGTGCTCGAACGGGTCGACCTCTCCAGCGCGTACCTCCGCGGCCTGACCATGGACCGCTGCGAGCTGATCGGCTGTCGGCTGACCGGCGCGCAACTCTTCGACGGCGTGCTGCGCGACGTGACGTTCGAGGCGTGCCGGCTCGACTTCGCGGTCTGGGAGTCGGTGATCGCGAAGGGCCCGGTCAGCTGGATCGGCTCCAACCTGAGCAAGGCGTCGCTGACCCGGTGCCAACTCACCACGGCCGCGTTCAGCGACTGCCGGCTGTCCGATCTTGAGCTGATCGACTGCGACCTGGAGGGCGCGGACCTGCGCGGCAACGATCTGGCCGGGATCAACGGCGTCCCCAGCCTGTACGGCGCCCGGATCGGGCGCGACCAGCTGGCCGACATCGCCGCACTGGCCGTGCGCGACCTCAACCTCGACGTGACGGCCGACCCGATCAGCTTCCGCGCGGCCCAATAG
- a CDS encoding GNAT family N-acetyltransferase, translated as MAEPEGLAVRELTDDDVPAVVRLCASALDLPEDAAEAAEIVLRLRERAARHRTVGLVAGDPDGAVRGVVLGSIGQRGPGVGHVDLFAVHPDARRRGIARALLTRAEAGLAGLGATEVRIAGNAPYYAWPGVDVRYTAAVCAATALGYTHDQTAWNMTASLVPGSAALRGTATAERRLAGRGITVRPATRDDVPRLSAFAERHFGGDWPGEVTDSIGRDRAGCHLAEHDGEILGFASYGSSRPGWFGPMGTAPAAEGLGIGGVLLRRCLADQYAHGHRRVEIGWVGPVPFYSGAAGARIERVFFLYRKRL; from the coding sequence GTGGCTGAGCCGGAGGGACTCGCCGTCCGGGAGCTGACCGACGACGACGTGCCGGCGGTGGTGCGGCTCTGCGCGAGCGCGCTGGACCTGCCGGAGGACGCGGCGGAGGCGGCCGAGATCGTGCTGCGGCTGCGTGAGCGCGCGGCCCGGCACCGTACCGTCGGCCTGGTCGCCGGTGATCCGGACGGCGCGGTGCGGGGCGTGGTGCTCGGCTCGATCGGGCAGCGGGGCCCGGGGGTGGGGCACGTCGACCTGTTCGCGGTGCATCCGGACGCACGGCGGCGCGGCATCGCGCGGGCGCTGCTGACGCGCGCGGAGGCCGGGCTCGCCGGGCTGGGCGCGACCGAGGTGCGCATCGCCGGCAACGCGCCGTACTACGCGTGGCCCGGCGTCGACGTGCGCTACACGGCCGCGGTCTGCGCCGCGACCGCGCTCGGCTACACGCACGACCAGACCGCGTGGAACATGACCGCGAGCCTGGTGCCGGGGTCGGCCGCGCTGCGCGGGACGGCCACCGCGGAGCGGCGACTGGCCGGGCGGGGCATCACGGTACGGCCGGCCACCCGCGACGACGTGCCGCGGCTGAGCGCCTTCGCGGAGCGGCACTTCGGTGGTGACTGGCCGGGCGAGGTCACCGACTCGATCGGCCGGGACCGGGCCGGCTGCCACCTCGCGGAGCACGACGGCGAGATCCTGGGCTTCGCGTCGTACGGTTCGTCGCGCCCCGGCTGGTTCGGCCCGATGGGCACCGCCCCGGCCGCGGAGGGGCTCGGCATCGGCGGCGTGCTGCTCCGGCGCTGCCTGGCGGACCAGTACGCGCACGGGCACCGGCGGGTGGAGATCGGCTGGGTCGGCCCGGTGCCGTTCTACTCCGGCGCGGCCGGTGCGCGAATCGAGCGGGTCTTCTTCCTGTACCGCAAACGTCTCTGA
- a CDS encoding NTP transferase domain-containing protein, with translation MRVIIAASDGDDPKWANHLGVPKQLAPLDGAPLLAHTIGQARSISDDVHVTLPDDPRYDVLSALPGITRHVRAGDYPSEYASTRDLWAADDRTVLLLGDVYFSAEAIRTIADAGEREIRIFGREGASAYTGSDWGAVFATSFWPEHHAELDRHLTEVHYEHAVGHCLRPPGWMLLCAVQGTPWEVHTVQPPWFVQIDDLTDCIDRAVDYARHPVFMTAAPTAAIGPRGS, from the coding sequence GTGCGGGTGATCATCGCGGCGTCCGACGGGGACGACCCGAAGTGGGCGAACCATCTCGGTGTGCCCAAGCAGCTCGCGCCGCTGGACGGTGCGCCGCTGCTCGCCCACACCATCGGCCAGGCGCGCTCGATCAGCGACGACGTGCACGTCACGTTGCCCGACGATCCGCGCTACGACGTGCTCTCCGCGCTGCCCGGCATCACCCGGCACGTGCGCGCCGGTGACTACCCGAGCGAGTACGCGTCCACCCGTGACCTGTGGGCCGCCGACGACCGGACGGTGCTGCTGCTCGGCGACGTCTACTTCTCGGCCGAGGCGATCCGGACGATCGCCGACGCGGGCGAGCGCGAGATCCGGATCTTCGGGCGGGAGGGCGCGTCCGCGTACACCGGCAGTGACTGGGGTGCGGTCTTCGCCACCTCGTTCTGGCCGGAACACCACGCGGAGCTGGACCGGCACCTGACCGAGGTGCACTACGAGCACGCGGTCGGGCACTGCCTGCGCCCGCCCGGCTGGATGCTGCTGTGCGCGGTGCAGGGCACGCCGTGGGAGGTGCACACGGTGCAGCCGCCCTGGTTCGTGCAGATCGACGACCTGACCGACTGCATCGACCGGGCGGTCGACTACGCCCGGCACCCGGTCTTCATGACCGCCGCCCCGACCGCCGCTATTGGGCCGCGCGGAAGCTGA